In Mycobacterium sp. JS623, one genomic interval encodes:
- a CDS encoding thioesterase II family protein, whose translation MAGSRPKLYIFPHAGGSAQYYVPFANAFSKDVQRTAVQYPGQRGSHDVASLTSIENLASQVCQMLSAAHRSDDTVAFFGHSMGALLAFEVARRFEAAGTPISALFVSACAAPGRSGYEYIPESDRGLLDVVNEMTGANREFLENEEFAAKILPTLRGFRAIVNYQCPPESRLSCPIFAYLGDNDVVATYDKVVLWADRTTAEFSARVFTGHHFYLEDHVSELVADIEAKVMSRRADR comes from the coding sequence ATGGCCGGAAGTAGGCCGAAGCTCTACATCTTTCCGCATGCCGGTGGATCGGCGCAGTACTACGTCCCGTTCGCGAATGCGTTCTCCAAGGACGTCCAACGCACAGCGGTGCAGTATCCAGGACAGCGTGGGTCGCACGATGTTGCATCCTTGACCAGCATCGAGAATCTTGCCAGCCAGGTGTGCCAGATGCTTTCGGCGGCGCATCGTTCAGACGACACCGTCGCGTTCTTTGGCCATAGCATGGGCGCCCTGTTGGCCTTCGAGGTCGCGCGCCGATTCGAAGCGGCGGGGACACCGATTTCCGCACTGTTCGTGTCGGCGTGTGCTGCACCTGGACGCAGCGGCTATGAGTACATTCCGGAGTCTGATCGCGGCCTGCTCGATGTGGTGAACGAGATGACCGGTGCGAATCGCGAGTTCCTCGAGAACGAGGAATTCGCCGCGAAAATCTTGCCCACACTGCGAGGTTTCCGGGCCATCGTCAACTATCAGTGCCCGCCGGAGTCGAGGCTGTCATGTCCGATCTTTGCGTATCTGGGCGACAACGATGTCGTCGCCACCTACGACAAGGTTGTGCTATGGGCAGATCGCACGACGGCAGAGTTCAGCGCGCGGGTATTTACCGGACATCACTTCTACCTCGAAGATCATGTGTCAGAGCTCGTCGCCGACATCGAAGCGAAGGTCATGTCGCGGCGCGCTGACCGATAG
- a CDS encoding MBL fold metallo-hydrolase: protein MRAKLGRPDLSRYSHYFDAPTATDQSVVTVTWAGVTTLLIDDGASAVMTDGFFSRPGLLEVGFRRLSPSAPRIDGCLARLGVHRLEAVLPVHTHFDHAMDSAMVAERTGAQVVGGTSAIQVGRGAGLPDDRLTAATPGQPISLGAYDITLIEGHHCPPDRFPGIIREPVVPPVKVSAYKCGEAWSTLVHHRPSDRRLLIVGSAGFVAHALDGKRAEVVYLGVGQLGLQPEQYLTDYWTETVRTVGARRVVLIHWDDFFRPLHKPLRALPYAGDDLDVSIRVLSRLAEEDGVPLHLPTLWQRCDPWS from the coding sequence ATGCGCGCCAAACTTGGCCGGCCCGACCTCAGCCGTTACTCACACTATTTCGACGCCCCGACGGCGACCGATCAATCTGTGGTCACGGTGACATGGGCCGGTGTCACCACGCTGCTGATCGACGACGGCGCCTCCGCGGTGATGACGGACGGCTTCTTCTCACGTCCCGGCCTGCTCGAGGTCGGGTTTCGGCGACTGTCACCGTCGGCCCCGCGGATCGACGGCTGCCTGGCTCGCCTCGGCGTCCACCGGTTGGAAGCGGTGCTGCCGGTGCATACGCACTTCGACCACGCGATGGACTCGGCGATGGTCGCCGAACGAACCGGCGCGCAAGTGGTGGGCGGGACGTCAGCGATACAAGTGGGGCGAGGGGCGGGCCTGCCCGACGACCGACTCACCGCCGCCACACCGGGCCAGCCGATATCTCTTGGCGCATACGACATCACGCTGATCGAGGGCCATCACTGCCCGCCCGACCGCTTCCCCGGGATCATTCGTGAACCGGTCGTCCCGCCGGTCAAGGTCTCTGCCTACAAATGCGGTGAGGCGTGGTCGACCCTGGTGCATCACCGACCGTCGGACCGTCGACTGCTGATCGTCGGCAGCGCGGGCTTCGTCGCTCACGCGCTTGACGGCAAGCGGGCCGAGGTCGTGTATCTGGGGGTGGGCCAACTCGGACTGCAACCTGAGCAATACTTGACTGATTACTGGACGGAGACCGTGCGCACCGTCGGCGCCCGCCGAGTGGTGCTCATACACTGGGACGACTTTTTCCGCCCGCTGCACAAGCCGCTGCGGGCGCTGCCATACGCCGGTGACGATCTCGACGTGTCGATTCGGGTGTTGTCCCGGTTGGCCGAGGAGGACGGCGTTCCGCTGCACCTACCCACGCTCTGGCAGCGCTGCGACCCGTGGAGTTGA
- a CDS encoding SLC13 family permease produces the protein MELTLALVALAVVLGFAMVRPRGWPEAVAAVPAAGLLIAFGVISWHDAAAEVGRLLPVVGFLAAVLVLARLCDDEGLFRAAGAAMARSNSGDQRRLFATVFVIAAATTAILSLDATVVLLTPVVLATARTLRVPARTHAYATAHLANSASLLLPVSNLTNLLAFGAAGLSFVHFTAVMTLPWFAAVGVEFVLLRWFFARELSVEPAHDAANEDVQLPMFVLVVLGFTLAGFAVTSMFGWSPAWAALAGAVVLGGRALARRETTAAKIVAAADVPFLAFVLCLGVVVAAVMLNGLDGAMRHVLPAGDTLPALLGIAAVAAVLSNVVNNLPAVLVLLPLVSGPAAVLAVLIGVNVGPNLTYVGSLANLLWRSVVRRDMPAGFVEFSRIGLLTTPATVVASVLGLWAGIRLFGV, from the coding sequence GTGGAGTTGACGCTGGCGCTGGTGGCGCTGGCCGTGGTGCTCGGATTCGCGATGGTCCGTCCGCGTGGCTGGCCCGAGGCCGTCGCCGCGGTGCCCGCGGCCGGTCTGCTGATCGCGTTCGGCGTGATCTCCTGGCACGACGCCGCCGCGGAGGTGGGCCGGCTGCTACCCGTCGTCGGCTTTCTGGCCGCGGTGCTGGTGTTGGCGCGACTGTGTGACGACGAAGGACTGTTCCGCGCAGCAGGGGCGGCCATGGCGCGGTCGAACTCAGGCGACCAACGACGGTTGTTTGCAACGGTTTTCGTGATCGCCGCTGCCACCACAGCGATACTTAGCCTGGATGCGACCGTCGTACTACTGACTCCGGTGGTGCTCGCTACCGCCCGTACGTTGCGGGTGCCTGCACGGACGCATGCGTACGCGACAGCGCATCTGGCCAACAGCGCATCGCTGCTGCTGCCGGTGTCCAACCTGACAAACCTGTTGGCCTTCGGCGCGGCCGGGCTGTCGTTCGTCCACTTCACCGCGGTCATGACATTGCCGTGGTTCGCCGCTGTCGGTGTCGAATTCGTGTTGCTGCGTTGGTTTTTCGCACGCGAGCTGTCAGTCGAGCCCGCGCACGACGCCGCCAACGAGGACGTGCAGTTGCCGATGTTCGTGCTCGTAGTGTTGGGGTTCACGCTTGCGGGTTTCGCCGTCACCTCGATGTTCGGCTGGTCGCCTGCATGGGCCGCGCTGGCGGGTGCGGTTGTTCTTGGCGGGCGCGCGCTGGCCCGCCGCGAGACCACCGCCGCGAAGATCGTGGCCGCCGCGGACGTGCCGTTTCTGGCGTTCGTGCTCTGCCTTGGCGTGGTCGTGGCCGCAGTCATGCTCAATGGCCTCGACGGAGCCATGCGTCACGTGCTGCCTGCCGGCGACACTCTGCCCGCGCTGCTCGGCATAGCCGCCGTCGCGGCGGTGCTGTCCAATGTCGTCAACAACCTGCCCGCGGTGCTGGTACTGCTGCCGCTGGTATCCGGTCCCGCAGCGGTGCTCGCGGTGCTCATCGGCGTCAACGTCGGGCCGAACCTGACCTACGTCGGGTCGCTGGCGAATCTGCTGTGGCGCAGCGTGGTGCGCCGCGACATGCCCGCCGGCTTCGTGGAGTTCAGCCGCATCGGGTTGCTCACCACGCCGGCCACTGTCGTTGCCAGCGTGCTTGGCCTGTGGGCGGGCATTCGGCTGTTCGGCGTCTAG
- a CDS encoding CehA/McbA family metallohydrolase, with translation MVLNPLGIDWQADITLTRGVQPSLRRTRGVHAAARRESRPGWYRGDLHTHTVHSDGRRRIAQMAAAAKSAELDFIVSTDHNTSSANRDWAATEYGELQVIAGEEVTTRRGDWLTVGLPPGGWIDWRYAPRDGVFADHAAQVRADGGLVGAANPSVPLPGCAWEFGYGDVDAMEVWNGLWNVDDELSLRIWQQLLRQGRRISAVGGSDSRTCAQPVGRPQTVVYARGLAMPHVVDGLRRGRCYVTESSAVSLQLSASRGGGAATPGPGETLTVPRGFAAKVTASVSGAPDAPSP, from the coding sequence GTGGTGCTCAACCCACTGGGCATCGACTGGCAGGCCGATATCACGCTGACGCGGGGAGTGCAGCCGTCGTTGCGGCGGACTCGGGGCGTTCACGCGGCTGCCAGACGGGAGAGTCGACCAGGCTGGTACCGTGGCGACTTACACACGCACACAGTGCATTCCGACGGTCGACGGCGAATCGCCCAAATGGCTGCGGCTGCGAAGTCGGCCGAACTGGACTTCATCGTCTCGACCGATCACAACACGAGTTCGGCCAATCGTGACTGGGCGGCAACGGAATACGGGGAGCTGCAGGTCATCGCCGGTGAGGAAGTCACCACCCGGCGCGGAGACTGGCTCACGGTCGGGTTGCCGCCAGGCGGCTGGATCGACTGGCGGTACGCACCGCGCGACGGTGTGTTCGCCGACCACGCCGCGCAGGTGCGCGCCGACGGCGGCCTCGTGGGGGCCGCAAATCCATCGGTGCCGTTGCCGGGCTGCGCCTGGGAATTCGGCTATGGCGATGTCGATGCGATGGAAGTCTGGAACGGGCTGTGGAACGTCGACGATGAATTGTCGCTGCGCATCTGGCAACAGTTGCTGCGCCAGGGCAGGCGAATTTCCGCGGTGGGCGGTAGCGACTCGCGCACCTGCGCCCAGCCGGTCGGCCGGCCCCAGACAGTTGTGTACGCGCGGGGGTTGGCCATGCCTCACGTTGTCGATGGCCTGCGTCGCGGTCGTTGCTATGTCACCGAGTCGAGTGCGGTGTCGTTGCAGCTCAGTGCATCTCGGGGCGGCGGTGCCGCGACGCCAGGTCCGGGTGAAACGCTGACCGTGCCGCGCGGTTTCGCGGCGAAGGTGACCGCCAGCGTCAGCGGCGCCCCCGATGCACCGTCGCCCTGA